One window of Nostoc sp. C052 genomic DNA carries:
- the clpP gene encoding ATP-dependent Clp endopeptidase proteolytic subunit ClpP: MIPIVIEQSGRGERAFDIYSRLLRERIIFLGQQVDNNIANLIVAQLLYLDAEDPEKDIYMYINSPGGSVTAGMGIFDTMKHIRPDVCTICTGLAASMGAFLLSAGAKGKRMSLPHSRIMIHQPLGGAQGQATDIEIQAREILYHKKRLNDYLADHTGQPIERIAEDTERDFFMSPEEAREYGLIDQVIDRHAAGSRPAVAVVN, translated from the coding sequence ATGATTCCTATCGTTATTGAACAATCGGGTCGAGGTGAACGCGCCTTTGACATCTACTCACGGCTGTTACGTGAGCGCATCATCTTTTTGGGACAACAAGTTGATAACAACATTGCTAACTTGATTGTTGCCCAACTGCTGTATTTGGATGCTGAAGACCCGGAGAAAGACATTTATATGTACATCAATTCTCCCGGTGGTTCGGTGACGGCTGGTATGGGCATTTTTGACACTATGAAACATATTCGCCCTGATGTCTGTACAATTTGTACCGGATTGGCGGCGAGTATGGGTGCTTTCCTCCTCAGCGCGGGTGCTAAGGGTAAGCGGATGAGTCTACCCCATTCTCGGATTATGATTCATCAACCTTTAGGTGGCGCTCAAGGACAGGCGACTGATATTGAAATTCAGGCGCGGGAAATTTTGTACCATAAGAAACGGCTAAATGACTATTTAGCCGACCATACAGGTCAACCAATTGAGCGCATTGCTGAAGATACTGAACGTGACTTTTTCATGTCGCCAGAGGAAGCCAGAGAATACGGTTTGATTGACCAAGTGATTGACCGTCACGCCGCCGGTAGCCGTCCAGCCGTTGCAGTTGTTAATTAA
- a CDS encoding thioredoxin domain-containing protein: protein MTNRLAEAKSLYLRKHAENPIDWWPWCDEALATARAQNKPIFLSIGYSSCHWCTVMEGEAFSDIAIADYMNANYLPIKVDREERPDLDSIYMQALQMMSGQGGWPLNIFLSPEDLVPFYAGTYFPVDPRYGRPGFLQVLQALRRYYDTEKADLQQRKALIVESLLTSAVLQDGTTDELEDHELLRQGWETSTGIITPSHSGNSFPMIPYTELALRGTRFNFESRYDGKQVCTQRGLDLALGGIYDHVGGGFHRYTVDPTWTVPHFEKMLYDNGQIVEYLASLWSAGIQEPAFERAIAGTVQWLKREMTAPEGYFYASQDADSFTQATAVEPEEGAFYVWSYSELQQLLTPEELTELQQQFTVTSSGNFEGRNVLQRRNSGKLSATLETSLSKLLTVRYGVNSESLETFPPARNNQEAKTTNWSGRIPSVTDTKMIVAWNSLMISGLAKAAGVFQQPLYLELAARAANFILENQFADGRFQRLNYQGEPSVLAQSEDYALFIKALLDLQASNPEHKQWLEKAIAIQDQFNEFLWSVELGGYNNTSRDSSQDLIVRERSYADNATPSANGVAIANLVRLALLTDNLDYLDLAELGLKAFKSVMHRAPQACPSLFTALDWYRNSTLIRSTTEQINSLIPKFLPTAVFAITSDLPEGSVGLVCQGLKCLAPAENVEHLLQQVEKSQNRALD, encoded by the coding sequence ATGACTAATCGCCTTGCTGAAGCTAAGAGCCTCTATCTCCGTAAACACGCCGAAAACCCCATTGATTGGTGGCCTTGGTGTGACGAAGCACTTGCAACTGCAAGGGCGCAAAATAAACCGATTTTCCTTTCCATTGGTTATTCTAGTTGCCACTGGTGTACTGTCATGGAAGGCGAGGCTTTTTCTGATATTGCGATCGCTGACTATATGAATGCCAATTATCTTCCCATCAAAGTAGACAGGGAAGAAAGACCTGACCTCGATAGCATCTACATGCAGGCTTTGCAGATGATGAGCGGTCAAGGTGGTTGGCCTTTAAATATTTTTCTTTCCCCAGAAGATTTAGTGCCGTTTTACGCTGGTACTTATTTCCCTGTAGACCCGCGCTATGGTCGTCCGGGATTTTTGCAGGTGTTGCAAGCGCTTCGCCGTTATTACGATACAGAAAAAGCAGATTTACAGCAACGCAAAGCCTTGATTGTTGAGTCTCTGCTCACGTCTGCGGTGTTGCAAGACGGTACAACAGATGAGCTTGAAGACCATGAATTACTCCGCCAAGGTTGGGAAACCAGTACAGGCATAATTACTCCGAGTCATTCTGGCAATAGCTTTCCGATGATTCCCTACACAGAATTAGCACTGCGGGGAACTCGATTTAATTTTGAATCTCGCTATGATGGCAAGCAAGTTTGTACCCAGCGAGGACTAGACTTAGCGCTGGGAGGTATTTATGACCATGTAGGCGGTGGTTTTCATCGCTATACTGTTGACCCAACTTGGACAGTACCGCATTTTGAAAAGATGCTCTACGACAATGGACAGATTGTGGAGTATCTGGCTTCTTTGTGGAGTGCAGGAATACAAGAGCCAGCCTTTGAAAGAGCGATCGCTGGTACTGTACAATGGCTGAAGCGAGAAATGACTGCGCCTGAAGGTTACTTCTATGCTTCTCAAGATGCCGATAGCTTCACCCAAGCCACGGCAGTAGAACCAGAAGAAGGAGCTTTTTATGTTTGGAGTTACAGCGAATTACAACAACTGTTAACACCTGAAGAATTAACGGAATTACAACAGCAATTTACTGTTACCTCTAGCGGCAACTTTGAAGGACGTAATGTTTTGCAAAGAAGGAATTCTGGCAAACTGAGCGCAACGCTAGAAACTTCGCTGAGTAAGCTGCTTACCGTTCGTTATGGCGTTAATTCTGAGTCGCTAGAAACTTTTCCCCCGGCTCGTAACAACCAAGAAGCAAAAACCACTAATTGGTCGGGTCGCATTCCTTCGGTGACAGATACGAAGATGATTGTCGCCTGGAATAGCTTGATGATTTCCGGTCTGGCTAAGGCTGCTGGGGTTTTCCAACAACCTTTGTATCTGGAATTAGCAGCACGAGCAGCGAATTTTATCTTGGAAAATCAATTTGCAGATGGGCGTTTTCAGCGACTCAACTATCAAGGAGAACCAAGTGTTTTAGCTCAGTCTGAAGATTATGCTTTGTTTATTAAAGCTCTGCTAGATTTACAAGCTTCCAACCCTGAGCATAAACAATGGTTAGAAAAAGCGATCGCTATCCAAGATCAATTCAACGAATTTCTCTGGAGTGTAGAGTTAGGTGGATATAATAACACATCACGCGACTCTAGTCAAGATTTAATTGTCAGAGAACGTAGTTACGCAGATAATGCGACACCATCAGCTAATGGAGTTGCGATCGCTAATCTTGTCCGTCTGGCTTTACTCACGGATAATCTAGATTATTTGGATTTAGCAGAACTTGGTTTAAAAGCTTTTAAAAGTGTAATGCATCGCGCTCCCCAAGCTTGTCCCAGTTTGTTTACAGCCTTGGATTGGTATCGTAACTCTACCTTGATTCGCAGCACCACTGAGCAAATAAACTCGCTGATCCCCAAGTTTCTACCAACGGCTGTGTTTGCTATCACATCTGATTTACCAGAGGGAAGCGTTGGGTTAGTTTGCCAAGGTTTAAAGTGCCTTGCACCAGCAGAAAATGTAGAGCATTTATTGCAGCAAGTGGAGAAAAGTCAGAATAGAGCTTTGGATTAA
- a CDS encoding molybdenum cofactor guanylyltransferase: protein MTNRSELTAIVLAGGKSSRMGQDKALIPIQGVPLLQRVCAIAQTCADTIYIVTPWSERYQDLLLPGCQFIREVPLSGKSLAHGPLVGFAQGLAQVQTEWVLLLACDLPRLRVEVLQEWVTRLDDVGDNAIAALAHHPKGWEPLCGFYRRRCLPQLLEFINQGERSFQQWLRQYPVEVLPLSEPEMLFNCNTPEDLALS from the coding sequence ATGACGAACCGAAGCGAATTAACCGCCATTGTATTAGCAGGCGGTAAAAGTTCTCGCATGGGTCAAGATAAAGCCTTGATTCCCATTCAAGGAGTGCCGTTGTTGCAGCGAGTTTGTGCGATCGCTCAAACCTGTGCAGATACTATTTATATAGTCACTCCCTGGTCAGAACGCTATCAAGATTTGCTTTTACCTGGTTGTCAATTTATCCGAGAAGTACCTTTATCTGGCAAATCCCTCGCCCACGGGCCTTTAGTTGGATTTGCTCAAGGATTAGCGCAAGTACAGACAGAATGGGTGCTGTTGCTAGCTTGCGATTTACCGAGATTGCGGGTTGAGGTGTTGCAAGAATGGGTAACTAGACTTGATGATGTAGGAGATAATGCGATCGCAGCTTTAGCTCATCATCCTAAAGGTTGGGAACCTCTGTGTGGTTTCTATCGCCGCCGTTGTTTGCCACAACTTTTAGAGTTTATCAATCAAGGGGAGCGATCGTTTCAGCAGTGGTTGCGGCAATATCCTGTGGAAGTTTTGCCTTTATCAGAACCCGAAATGCTGTTTAACTGTAATACACCAGAGGACTTGGCTTTAAGTTGA
- a CDS encoding chloramphenicol phosphotransferase CPT family protein has protein sequence MGQTQELGQIIILNGVPRSGKSSIVAVIQETFDGLWMNLGVDRFMQMTPARYLPGIGLRPGGERQDIEPVVPILYSAMYESIAAHSRLGVNVVVDVGHHDAYTMERGILADSARRLNGLPVLFVGVRCPIEIIMERRQKTGWNVGSTDDSPIPHPVQLWQREVHIPGIYDLEVDTSLLSPGACAEVIRQHLADNPAPSAFQRLAAR, from the coding sequence ATGGGGCAGACACAAGAGCTAGGACAGATTATCATCCTGAATGGTGTCCCGCGATCAGGTAAATCAAGCATTGTCGCAGTTATCCAGGAGACATTTGATGGCCTATGGATGAACTTGGGTGTCGATAGGTTTATGCAAATGACTCCCGCACGATACCTGCCTGGGATCGGTCTGCGGCCAGGGGGAGAACGCCAGGATATTGAACCCGTGGTTCCCATTCTGTACAGCGCTATGTATGAGTCCATCGCCGCCCATAGCCGTTTGGGTGTGAATGTTGTGGTTGATGTTGGACACCATGATGCCTACACAATGGAGCGGGGCATTCTGGCTGATAGTGCCCGACGTTTGAACGGATTGCCGGTTTTGTTTGTAGGTGTTCGCTGCCCCATTGAGATTATTATGGAACGACGACAAAAAACGGGGTGGAATGTGGGAAGTACAGACGACTCCCCGATACCACATCCGGTTCAGTTATGGCAACGTGAAGTCCACATCCCTGGCATCTATGACCTGGAAGTTGATACCTCGTTATTAAGCCCAGGTGCGTGTGCCGAGGTGATCCGCCAGCACCTCGCAGATAATCCAGCACCGTCGGCATTCCAACGACTCGCGGCACGCTAA